A stretch of Canis lupus baileyi chromosome 7, mCanLup2.hap1, whole genome shotgun sequence DNA encodes these proteins:
- the LOC140636386 gene encoding uncharacterized protein — MEHCWGSKAVTGLRSVQRLSETARIPDSTNKGVTPRAVSAQVRPPPQPCAPRGRSAEGSGAAARAWGRPRASARPRPRPRPRPRPAEPRAAPASPETRGRPAGLQDPGGARAATPPTPQQPAPRGVPVAPQPAWRRTQLRTRSWPRHRAGGGDAVTCRGLGRSPPAPLSWQPRQRRGGREPKGLVTAPSVHCARARAGVDVDGPGSPPPGGASPPGAGCRHSALKRTAGEAARGHRLRGMDGPPNGRAGLFNSQGPATS, encoded by the exons ATGGAACACTGCTGGGGCAGTAAGGCTGTTACTGGATTGAGAAGTGTTCAG CGGCTGAGCGAGACCGCACGGATCCCGGATTCCACCAACAAAGGGGTTACCCCGCGCGCCGTTTCCGCACAGGTGCGACCTCCACCCCAACCTTGCGCGCCGCGGGGCCGCAGCGCAGAGGGCTCGGGAGCGGCCGCCCGTGCCTGGGGCCGCCCCCGAGCctccgcccggccccggccccggccccggccccggccccggcccgccgaGCCCCGCGCGGCGCCCGCCTCTCCGGAAACCCGAGGGCGGCCAGCCGGGCTTCAGGATCCAGGCGGGGCCAGGGCGGCAACACCCCCGACGCCGCAGCAGCCTGCCCCGCGGGGCGTCCCCGTGGCTCCGCAACCGGCCTGGCGGCGGACGCAGCTCAGGACCCGCAGCTGGCCTCGCCACCGCGCTGGGGGCGGGGACGCTGTTACCTGCCGTGGGCTCGGCCGCTCCCCGCCGGCGCCGCTCTCCTGGCAACCGCGGCAGCGACGCGGAGGCCGGGAGCCGAAGGGCCTAGTGACAGCTCCCAGCGTGCActgcgcccgcgcccgcgccggcGTCGACGTCGACGGCCCCGGGTCTCCGCCCCCCGGCGGCGCCTCGCCTCCAGGCGCTGGCTGTCGCCACAGCGCCCTCAAGCGCACGGCCGGGGAAGCCGCCCGAGGCCACCGACTAAGGGGGATGGATGGGCCTCCAAACGGAAGAGCAGGGCTTTTCAACTCGCAGGGGCCAGCCACGTCTTGA